TAGTGGTAAAATTGTTATTGTAGCGGGATTTCAAGGAGTTGATAGCGAAGGAAATATTACTACACTGGGAAGAGGCGGCTCAGATACAACAGCAATAGCATTAGCGGTTAGAATGAAAGCAGACAGATGTGAAATTTATACTGATGTGGATGGTGTTTATACAGCAGACCCTTCTTTGGTTCCGGAAGCTAAAAAAATAAACAAGATTTCACACGACGAGATGTCCGAAATGGCAATATTAGGAGCAAAAGTATTGTATTATAGAGCGCTGGATATTGCGAGAAACTATCAGGTTAATATTTTGGTAAAACCCAGTTATAATAATGGCAAAGGAACATTAATTGAAACAAGAGAGGAGATCCCCATGTTAGAAAAAGTGCACGTAAGGGCAGTAACCCATGAAATCAATGTCGGGAAAATTATTCTTAAGGATGTTCCTGATATTCCCGGTATAGCTGCAAAGCTTTTTAAAGCACTTGCAAATAAAGAGATTATTGTTGATATGATTATCCAGAGCGCCGAGCATGATAAAGTTAATGACATTGCTTTTACGGTAGCATTGTCAGATCTGGAAAAATCAATTAAAATTACTACAAAGGTAGCAGAGGAAATTGGGTCACCAAAAGTTTTGTATGACAAAGAAGTAGCAAAAATATCTATTGTCGGTGCGGGCATTACCTCAGATCCTTTAATTGCAGCCCGGTTATTTGAAGTATTAGCAAAAAACCATATCAATATTGATATGATAAGTACCTCAGGCATGCGTATTTCATGTATAATTCATCAAGATCGTATTGCAGATGCTGTAAGGGCAGTTCATAAAGAATTTAAATTAGATGAAGAAGGAGAGAAAGATGAAGTATTATAATGTAGCGGTTGTTGGTGCAACCGGAGCGGTAGGAGAAGAAATGACCAGAATTTTGGAACAAAGGAATTTTCCAATTAAAAAACTATCCTTATTTGCTTCTCACCGGTCAGCAGGAAAGGAATACAGTTTTAAGGGAGAAAAAATTATAGTAGAAGAGCTGAAAGACGACTCATTCAAAGATATAGATATTGCACTTTTTTCCGGAGGAGATGAAGTAAGCGAACATTTTGCCCCTCTGGCTGTTAAGGCAGGAGCCGTCGTGATTGATAATGGAAAATATTATCGAATGGACCCTAATGTCCCCCTGGTTATTCCGGAAGTCAACCCTGAAGATGCCTTTAAACATCAGGGAATTATAGCAAATCCCAATTGCTCTACTACCCAGATGGTAGTAGCATTAAAACCAATTTATGATAAAGTAGGTATTAAGAGCGTTATATGTTCTACTTACCAGTCAGTTTCAGGGACAGGTAAAGAAGCAATAGAGGAGCTGGCAGAACAAAGCAAGGCAATTGCTTTAAAAAAAGATTTTCAAATTAATGCCTATCCTTGCCAGATTGCATTCAATGTTCTTCCTCATATAGGCTCTTTTGATAAAGAAGGTTATACTTCTGAGGAAATAAAGATGTTAAATGAAACAAGGAAAATCATGCATGCAGAGCATATAAAGGTATCTTCAACTACGGTCAGAGTTCCTGTTTATCGGGCCCATGCCGAGGATGTACATATTGAAACTGAAAAAGAAATAAGCCCGGAAGAGGCTCGTGAATTACTAAGCAATTTCCCGGGGATAAAAGTAATTGATAAACCAGAACAATGCTTATATCCCCTTTCTTTAGATGCAGAAGGCAAAGACGAGGTATTTGTAGGTAGAATCAGAAAAGACTTAGTCTTTGAGCCTGGTCTGGTTATGTGGGTTGTTTCTGACAACATAAGAAAAGGTGCTGCATTAAATACAATTCAAATTGCTGAGTTGTTAATAAACAGAGAATAACAGAATTCCTATAATTTAACATTCTGATTTGACAGAATATTATTGGTATGATGAAAAAAACAAATGCAATGCGATTATTGGATAAATTAAATATAGACTATGAAGTTATTGAATACAAAGTAAATCCGGATGATCTGAGTGCCGAACATGTATCACAGGATACAGGTATTCCTCTGGATAGGATTTTTAAAACACTGGTTGCATATGGAGAAAATACCGGAGATATAATCGCTTGTATTCCAGGTAATACTGAACTTAATTTAAAAAAATTAGCTCAGGTCAGTAACAATAAAAAAGTTTTTTTAATTCCTGTAAGGGAAATAAACAAAAAAACAGGCTATATAAGAGGGGGTGTTTCCCCATTAGCTTTGAAACACCCCTATCCACACTTTATTGATCAGAGTGCCCTCCGTCATGATTTTATCCTTGTAAGTGCTGGACAGCGGGGATTGCAGATAAAAATTAATCCAGGTGATTTAATTGATATTTGCCAGATGAAAGTTGA
The sequence above is drawn from the Atribacterota bacterium genome and encodes:
- a CDS encoding aspartate kinase translates to MIVQKYGGSSVADTGKIKEVAKRIVQQSKSGNKMIVVVSAMGKTTDELIKISNEILQNPSEREMDMLLSTGEQVSIALLTMAIHALGSDAISFTGGQAGIITTNSHTKARINNINHKRIKEALDSGKIVIVAGFQGVDSEGNITTLGRGGSDTTAIALAVRMKADRCEIYTDVDGVYTADPSLVPEAKKINKISHDEMSEMAILGAKVLYYRALDIARNYQVNILVKPSYNNGKGTLIETREEIPMLEKVHVRAVTHEINVGKIILKDVPDIPGIAAKLFKALANKEIIVDMIIQSAEHDKVNDIAFTVALSDLEKSIKITTKVAEEIGSPKVLYDKEVAKISIVGAGITSDPLIAARLFEVLAKNHINIDMISTSGMRISCIIHQDRIADAVRAVHKEFKLDEEGEKDEVL
- a CDS encoding aspartate-semialdehyde dehydrogenase translates to MKYYNVAVVGATGAVGEEMTRILEQRNFPIKKLSLFASHRSAGKEYSFKGEKIIVEELKDDSFKDIDIALFSGGDEVSEHFAPLAVKAGAVVIDNGKYYRMDPNVPLVIPEVNPEDAFKHQGIIANPNCSTTQMVVALKPIYDKVGIKSVICSTYQSVSGTGKEAIEELAEQSKAIALKKDFQINAYPCQIAFNVLPHIGSFDKEGYTSEEIKMLNETRKIMHAEHIKVSSTTVRVPVYRAHAEDVHIETEKEISPEEARELLSNFPGIKVIDKPEQCLYPLSLDAEGKDEVFVGRIRKDLVFEPGLVMWVVSDNIRKGAALNTIQIAELLINRE
- the ybaK gene encoding Cys-tRNA(Pro) deacylase produces the protein MKKTNAMRLLDKLNIDYEVIEYKVNPDDLSAEHVSQDTGIPLDRIFKTLVAYGENTGDIIACIPGNTELNLKKLAQVSNNKKVFLIPVREINKKTGYIRGGVSPLALKHPYPHFIDQSALRHDFILVSAGQRGLQIKINPGDLIDICQMKVEKLS